A window of the Synechococcus sp. LTW-R genome harbors these coding sequences:
- the ntcA gene encoding global nitrogen regulator NtcA, which translates to MVVATQGFSRYSPSPTTGTSVIAPIAGSPLPPNATLLDVIRGLSGSTTEIVERGKTIFFPGDPAEKVYLLKRGAVRLSRVYESGEEITVALLRENSLFGVLSLLTGQRSDRFYHSIAFTRVELVTAPATSVRKAIEQDPAVGLLLLQGLSSRILQTETMIETLTHRDMSSRLVSFLLVLCRDFGVPSSDGITIDLRLSHQAIAEAIGSTRVTITRLLGDLRNDGLVQIDRKKITVFDPLALAKRFS; encoded by the coding sequence ATGGTCGTGGCAACGCAAGGATTCAGCCGCTACTCCCCTAGCCCTACTACCGGTACTTCTGTGATCGCACCGATCGCGGGAAGTCCGCTGCCACCCAATGCAACGCTCCTGGATGTCATCCGGGGGCTGAGCGGCAGCACGACCGAAATTGTCGAGCGCGGCAAGACGATCTTTTTCCCCGGAGATCCAGCCGAAAAGGTCTACCTGCTGAAACGCGGAGCCGTTCGCCTCTCCCGGGTCTACGAATCGGGCGAAGAGATCACGGTCGCACTCCTGCGGGAAAACAGCCTGTTCGGGGTGCTCTCCCTGCTGACCGGCCAACGCTCGGATCGCTTTTATCACTCCATCGCCTTCACCCGTGTCGAGCTGGTGACGGCCCCCGCCACCTCGGTGCGCAAGGCGATTGAACAGGACCCTGCGGTGGGACTGCTCCTGCTGCAAGGTCTGTCCTCTCGGATCCTGCAAACCGAGACCATGATCGAAACCCTCACCCACCGCGACATGTCCTCGCGCCTGGTGAGTTTCCTGTTGGTGCTCTGCCGCGATTTTGGGGTTCCCAGCAGCGACGGCATCACGATCGACCTGCGTCTTTCCCACCAAGCCATCGCGGAGGCCATCGGCTCCACGCGGGTCACCATCACCCGGCTTCTGGGGGACCTCCGCAACGACGGCCTGGTGCAGATCGACCGCAAAAAGATCACCGTGTTCGACCCGCTTGCCCTGGCGAAGCGCTTCAGCTAA